A genome region from Penicillium psychrofluorescens genome assembly, chromosome: 3 includes the following:
- a CDS encoding uncharacterized protein (ID:PFLUO_005795-T1.cds;~source:funannotate) has protein sequence MSMSKIEAPLKWYTAGGGYAATPLQDIIMEGLRQIRTVNFESNFWAYRATIPYLLHQNDPRSSWTLCIGSQGDLGARAPPALTQGALFSLANVACRDKYKTNVRFNEVYLALRVEVDESAAKTGAMKATDFAKCYAVLLSNQELHSSRVSVFDYDDLESLK, from the exons CACAGCCGGTGGAGGGTATGCGGCCACGCCGTTACAGGATATCATTATGGAGGGATTGCGTCAGATCAGGACTGTCAACTTCGAATCGAACTTCT GGGCATACCGTGCAACGATTCCGTACCTACTCCATCAGAACGACCCGCGCAGTAGCTGGACTCTCTGCATAGGCTCTCAAGGAGATCTAGGGGCCCGTGCCCCGCCCGCTCTCACCCAGGGTGCATTGTTCTCCTTGGCCAATGTGGCGTGTCGCGACAAGTACAAGACCAACGTCCGTTTCAATGAAGTCTACCTAGCGCTGCGTGTCGAAGTCGACGAGTCGGCAGCTAAAACCGGCGCAATGAAGGCCACTGACTTTGCTAAATGCTACGCTGTGCTGCTTTCCAATCAAGAGCTCCACAGCAGCCGCGTGAGCGTGTTTGACTATGATGATCTGGAGAGTCTAAAGTAG